One window from the genome of Sebastes umbrosus isolate fSebUmb1 chromosome 12, fSebUmb1.pri, whole genome shotgun sequence encodes:
- the LOC119499009 gene encoding eukaryotic translation initiation factor 4 gamma 1-like, with the protein MSLSDDEQFSMAEKKEKSAQSHGAEEDEDDDPEQVKTQMLFNRLHSIVNKLTRLTFQELMKQVMDLTIDTEERLKGTVELIFEKAISEPNSSVVYANMCRCLMGLKVPTSDKPGVFVNFRKLLLNRCQKEFEKDQDDDEIFEKKQKEIEAAKEGEECERLRVELQDSRDQAHRRSLGNIKFIGELFKLKMLTEAIMHDCVVKLLKNHNEESLECVCMLLSTIGKDLDFEKAKPRMDQYFNQMDLIIKERKTSSKIRFKLQDILDLRKNNWVPHREDQVPKTIEQIHKEAECAQVAEDEDDNKFVTEQKVEFTTGEETESKEVDEKKVLTGEELSKQLDRLIQDKANNERIRDWAEANLDEQQTASNQFVRALMTSLCQSAIIGDNPYRVDARQIGQRARLLHIYLSDEQKELQALYALQALIVHMDQPPNLLQMFFDILYDEDVIKEEAFHEWEASRDPAEQKGKGVAKRSVTAFFTWLREAEEDEESD; encoded by the exons ATGTCCCTCAGTGACGACGAGCAGTTCAGCATGGctgagaagaaggagaagtCCGCTCAAAGCCACGGCGCGGAGGAAGACGAAGACGACGATCCCGAACAGGTCAAGACTCAAATGCTGTTCAATCGTCTGCACAGTATCGTCAACAAGCTGACCCGTCTGACGTTTCAGGAGTTGATGAAACAAGTGATGGATCTGACGatagacacagaggagaggctGAAGGGAACCGTTGAGCTCATCTTTGAGAAGGCCATCTCAGAGCCCAACTCCTCTGTGGTCTACGCCAACATGTGCCGCTGCCTTATGGGG TTGAAAGTCCCCACCTCAGACAAGCCAGGAGTTTTTGTGAACTTCCGCAAACTGCTGCTCAACCGCTGCCAGAAAGAGTTTGAGAAGGACCAGGATGATGATGAAATCTTtgagaaaaagcaaaaagaaataGAGGCTGCCAAAGAG GGAGAGGAGTGTGAGCGCTTGAGGGTGGAGCTGCAGGATTCCAGAGACCAGGCCCACCGCCGTTCACTGGGTAACATAAAGTTCATTGGCGAGCTCTTCAAGCTGAAGATGCTGACAGAGGCCATCATGCACGACTGTGTAGTGAAACTACTGAAGAATCATAATGAAGAGTCTCTGGAGTGTGTCTGCATGCTGCTCTCCACAATTGGTAAAGACCTGGACTTTGAGAAGGCCAAG CCTCGTATGGATCAGTATTTCAACCAGATGGACCTGATcatcaaagagagaaagacctcGTCAAAAATTCGCTTCAAGCTGCAAGACATCTTGGACCTCAGAAag AATAACTGGGTGCCTCATAGAGAAGACCAGGTTCCTAAAACAATCGAACAGATCCACAAGGAGGCAGAGTGTGCTCAAGTTGCTGAGGATGAAGACGACAACAAGTTTGTGACTGAGCAG AAAGTGGAGTTCACCACAGGAGAGGAGACGGAGTCAAAGGAAGTGGATGAGAAGAAGGTTctcactggagaggagctcaGCAAACAGCTGGACAGACTCATCCAGGACAAAGCCAACAACGAGCGCATCAGAGACTGGGCTGAG GCTAACTTGGACGAGCAGCAAACTGCTTCCAACCAGTTCGTACGAGCACTGATGACGTCATTGTGTCAGTCTGCCATCATAG GTGACAACCCGTACAGGGTGGATGCACGGCAGATCGGCCAGAGAGCCAGACTGCTGCATATATACCTGTCTGATGAGCAGAAGGAGCTGCAGGCCCTCTACGCCCTCCAGGCTCTGATTGTGCACATGGATCAGCCACCGA ACCTGCTGCAGATGTTCTTTGACATCTTGTACGACGAAGACGTTATTAAAGAGGAGGCCTTCCACGAATGGGAAGCCAGCAGAGACCCTGCGGAGCAAAAAGGCAAAGGTGTGGCCAAGAGATCAGTCACCGCCTTCTTCACCTGGCTCCGTGAGgctgaggaggatgaggagtcTGACTAG